In Paenibacillus sonchi, a single genomic region encodes these proteins:
- a CDS encoding DUF441 domain-containing protein: MDITSLLLLGFAALGIISKNSPVTIAVVVLLLLRVLGLQQTFPWLEKYGLTAGIIILTIGVMTPLASGKISLDTIWHSFLHWKSLAAIGIGMLVAYLGGRGALLMGSQPTVVAGLLIGTVLGVAFFKGVPVGPLIAAGILSLLIGRG, from the coding sequence ATGGATATTACCTCTTTACTGCTGCTCGGTTTTGCGGCACTGGGCATCATCAGCAAAAATTCACCGGTCACGATAGCGGTGGTCGTCCTGCTGCTGCTGCGTGTGCTTGGACTTCAACAGACATTTCCCTGGCTGGAAAAGTACGGACTGACAGCCGGAATCATTATCTTGACAATCGGCGTAATGACACCTCTGGCCAGCGGAAAAATATCATTAGACACCATCTGGCACTCCTTCCTGCACTGGAAGTCGCTCGCGGCCATCGGCATCGGCATGCTGGTCGCCTATCTCGGGGGCCGTGGCGCTCTGCTGATGGGCAGTCAGCCCACCGTTGTCGCCGGGCTGCTGATCGGCACCGTACTGGGTGTCGCTTTCTTCAAGGGGGTTCCGGTCGGGCCGCTGATTGCCGCCGGAATTCTATCTCTGCTGATCGGCAGAGGATAA
- a CDS encoding HAD family hydrolase → MKEVQALLFDLDNTLMDRDHTFRSFSRKFVQDFLGHMGPEEAERTVEDIIVRDADGYRDKDGFFAELSDVLPWKKKVTAADIRAYYDRTYITHGALMKHAVEMLEYCRERGYTLGLVTNGKKDIQYGKIDLLKLRGYFKAIVISGEAGISKPDPEIYRFALECLGTKAEETLFIGDHPVNDIWGAAKAGMETIWLKRNHPWDEKLDAHPWKTIQELDELKSIL, encoded by the coding sequence ATGAAAGAAGTACAAGCTTTGCTGTTCGATCTGGACAACACATTAATGGACCGCGACCATACTTTCCGCAGCTTCAGCAGGAAGTTCGTACAGGATTTCCTCGGGCATATGGGCCCGGAAGAGGCGGAGCGCACCGTAGAGGATATTATCGTCAGAGATGCGGACGGATACCGTGATAAGGATGGCTTTTTTGCCGAACTGAGCGATGTGCTGCCCTGGAAGAAAAAAGTGACCGCTGCGGATATTCGGGCTTATTATGACAGAACATATATCACCCATGGAGCGCTTATGAAGCATGCCGTAGAGATGCTGGAATACTGCCGGGAGCGCGGCTATACGCTCGGACTGGTCACAAACGGCAAGAAGGATATCCAGTATGGCAAAATCGATCTGCTTAAGCTCCGGGGTTACTTCAAGGCCATCGTCATCTCCGGAGAGGCCGGGATCAGTAAGCCGGATCCGGAGATCTACCGCTTTGCCCTTGAGTGTCTCGGGACGAAGGCAGAGGAAACATTGTTCATCGGAGATCATCCGGTAAATGATATCTGGGGTGCAGCCAAGGCAGGGATGGAGACGATATGGCTGAAGCGCAACCATCCGTGGGATGAGAAGCTGGATGCACATCCGTGGAAAACCATTCAAGAGCTGGATGAGCTGAAGTCTATTTTATAG
- a CDS encoding HesB/YadR/YfhF family protein — protein MEMLISNEAAAWFKRELALPEGANIRLFPRYSSGGGLHPGFSLGIANEPPGRQAVQTERAGIVFYMEEQDLWYMEGYNLSIVYSEAEDDIDYVYVPEAAAGVLKE, from the coding sequence ATGGAGATGTTAATCAGCAATGAGGCCGCCGCCTGGTTCAAGCGGGAACTTGCGCTGCCGGAAGGGGCAAATATCCGTTTATTTCCCCGCTACAGCTCGGGAGGCGGACTGCATCCGGGCTTCTCGCTGGGGATTGCGAATGAACCTCCTGGCCGTCAAGCTGTACAGACGGAGCGGGCGGGAATTGTCTTTTATATGGAGGAGCAGGATCTTTGGTATATGGAGGGTTATAATCTGTCGATTGTGTATTCGGAGGCCGAGGATGATATTGACTATGTCTATGTGCCGGAAGCGGCAGCCGGGGTGCTAAAGGAATAA
- a CDS encoding ABC transporter ATP-binding protein, producing the protein MKQWKSYYSFVRPYMKWIVLTLFIGMIKFSIPLTLPLILKYVVDDLLNNPVLSVTERVSKLMMVLGGSLVLFVIIRGPVEYYRQYFAQLITSRVLFDMRNRLYGHLQRLSLRYYQNTKVGEAISRFINDVEQSKNLVEVGMMNVWLDMFTLVFALAFMFYLNPVLALVSIAVLPLYGIAVNTLYKRLKLLTKDRSQALAAIQGYLHERIQGIAIIRSFTMERVDKKQFKDINGKFLEKAMAQTRWNAFTFAIINTLTDIAPLLVIGYGGYQVIHGNLSLGTFVAFFGYLDRMYAPLRRLINSSTVLTQASASLERVMELLNEPYDIIDEPGAKPLAAPAGAIEFQKVWFKYNDENDWVLKNIELSIRPGQTVAFVGMSGGGKSSLISLIPRFYDITEGSLRMDGHDVRTLTQESLRRAVGMVLQDNFLFSGSVRDNILFGNPEAGEPEIIAAAQAANAHDFIMQLPDGYDTEVGERGVKLSGGQKQRVAIARVFLKDPKVLILDEATSALDLESEHLIQQALQSLASERTTLIVAHRLSTITHADQIVVLEHGEITERGTHEELMALDGSYARLFNVQRLDA; encoded by the coding sequence GTGAAGCAATGGAAATCCTATTATAGTTTTGTACGGCCTTATATGAAATGGATTGTGCTCACCCTGTTCATAGGCATGATCAAATTCAGCATTCCGCTGACTCTGCCGCTCATTTTGAAATATGTGGTCGATGATCTGCTCAACAATCCGGTCCTCTCCGTCACGGAGAGGGTGTCGAAGCTGATGATGGTACTCGGCGGCTCCCTTGTGCTGTTCGTAATCATCAGGGGACCTGTGGAGTATTACCGCCAGTATTTTGCGCAATTGATTACCAGCAGAGTGCTGTTTGACATGCGCAACAGGCTGTATGGACATCTGCAGCGGCTCTCACTCCGCTATTATCAGAATACCAAAGTCGGTGAAGCGATCTCCCGGTTTATCAATGATGTCGAGCAGAGCAAAAACCTCGTCGAAGTCGGGATGATGAACGTCTGGCTGGATATGTTCACATTGGTGTTCGCCCTGGCTTTTATGTTCTATCTGAATCCCGTGCTGGCCCTTGTATCCATTGCTGTTCTGCCGCTGTACGGCATTGCGGTGAATACGCTTTACAAGCGGCTTAAGCTGCTGACCAAAGACCGTTCCCAGGCCCTGGCGGCGATTCAAGGTTATTTGCATGAGCGGATACAGGGAATTGCGATCATCCGCAGCTTCACGATGGAGCGGGTGGACAAGAAGCAGTTCAAAGACATCAACGGCAAATTCCTGGAAAAAGCGATGGCCCAGACGCGCTGGAACGCTTTTACGTTCGCCATTATCAATACGCTGACGGACATTGCGCCGCTCTTGGTCATCGGATACGGAGGATACCAGGTCATTCACGGAAATCTGTCGCTGGGGACCTTCGTGGCCTTTTTCGGCTACCTGGACCGGATGTATGCGCCGCTCCGGCGGCTGATTAATTCCTCGACGGTGCTGACCCAGGCTTCCGCTTCGCTGGAACGGGTGATGGAACTCCTGAACGAGCCGTATGATATCATCGATGAGCCGGGTGCAAAGCCGCTGGCGGCACCGGCTGGAGCCATAGAGTTTCAGAAGGTGTGGTTCAAATACAACGACGAAAATGACTGGGTGCTCAAAAATATCGAGCTAAGTATCAGGCCGGGACAGACGGTGGCTTTTGTCGGGATGAGCGGGGGAGGGAAGTCTTCACTGATCAGCCTCATCCCGCGTTTCTATGATATTACCGAAGGCAGCCTGCGCATGGACGGTCACGATGTCAGAACGCTGACACAGGAGAGCCTGCGGCGGGCGGTGGGGATGGTGCTGCAGGACAATTTCCTGTTCAGCGGCTCGGTGCGGGACAATATTCTGTTCGGCAATCCTGAAGCGGGGGAACCGGAGATTATCGCAGCAGCCCAGGCCGCCAATGCCCATGATTTCATCATGCAGCTGCCGGACGGGTATGACACCGAGGTTGGCGAACGGGGAGTGAAGCTGTCGGGAGGACAGAAGCAGCGTGTCGCCATCGCCCGGGTCTTCCTGAAGGACCCCAAGGTGCTGATCCTCGACGAAGCCACCTCGGCGCTCGATCTGGAGTCGGAGCACTTGATTCAGCAGGCCTTGCAATCGCTGGCTTCGGAGCGGACCACATTAATCGTGGCCCACAGGCTGTCCACAATTACCCATGCTGACCAGATCGTCGTGCTGGAGCACGGAGAGATAACCGAGCGTGGCACCCATGAAGAGCTTATGGCTCTGGATGGCAGTTATGCCCGGCTGTTCAATGTGCAGCGGCTGGATGCCTGA
- a CDS encoding FMN-dependent NADH-azoreductase: MSKVLFVKANNRPADQAVSVQLYNTFLASYKETHPQDEITELDLFAEQLPYYDNTLITGIYKAAQGYEATPEEAAGAATVKKYVDQFLAADKVVFAFPLWNMTVPAVLHTYIDYLSQAGVTFKYTAEGPVGLVTDKKAMILNARGGVYSEGPAASAEMAVNYVAGMLNFWGFKETTQVIIEGHNQNPQQSAEIIAKGLELAKTAAASF; encoded by the coding sequence ATGTCAAAAGTACTTTTCGTTAAGGCTAACAACCGCCCGGCAGATCAAGCAGTGAGTGTGCAGCTTTACAACACCTTCCTGGCAAGCTACAAGGAAACTCATCCGCAAGATGAAATTACAGAACTTGATTTGTTCGCTGAACAGCTTCCTTACTATGACAACACATTGATTACCGGGATTTACAAAGCTGCTCAAGGGTACGAAGCTACTCCTGAAGAGGCTGCAGGCGCTGCTACAGTGAAGAAATATGTGGATCAATTCCTGGCCGCTGACAAAGTAGTCTTTGCTTTCCCGCTGTGGAACATGACTGTTCCGGCTGTACTGCATACCTACATCGATTACTTGAGCCAGGCAGGCGTTACATTTAAGTACACTGCTGAAGGTCCGGTTGGACTGGTAACTGACAAAAAAGCAATGATTCTGAATGCCAGAGGCGGCGTTTATTCCGAAGGACCGGCTGCCAGTGCAGAAATGGCTGTTAACTATGTGGCAGGCATGTTGAACTTCTGGGGCTTCAAAGAAACGACTCAGGTCATTATCGAAGGACACAACCAGAATCCGCAGCAATCTGCAGAAATTATCGCCAAAGGCCTGGAACTGGCTAAAACTGCCGCTGCATCGTTCTAA
- a CDS encoding metalloregulator ArsR/SmtB family transcription factor: MQLEKIVNYHKALSDPTRLRILLLLSKGEVHGQALAEKLNLSQPTVTHHAAKLREAALIKERRDKNTVYFALNPEFIQAGSEASLKFIFAKGVEEMEEVSPDARLKESVLRNFFAKDGHLRQIPSQYKKKLIALQYMAEKLEPGVVYTEKEINEFIKPFHEDYATIRREFIMHQFMYRENDHYELNPPELWTHWENVK, encoded by the coding sequence TTGCAGCTTGAGAAAATTGTCAATTACCACAAGGCCTTGTCCGACCCTACGCGTCTGCGGATTCTGCTGCTGCTGTCCAAGGGGGAAGTTCACGGGCAGGCCCTGGCCGAGAAGCTGAATCTGTCGCAGCCCACGGTTACCCATCATGCCGCCAAACTGCGGGAAGCTGCGTTAATCAAAGAGCGGAGGGACAAGAACACGGTTTATTTTGCGCTGAATCCCGAGTTCATCCAGGCCGGTTCAGAGGCATCGCTGAAATTTATTTTTGCCAAGGGAGTGGAAGAGATGGAGGAAGTGTCTCCGGACGCAAGGCTGAAGGAATCCGTGCTGCGCAATTTTTTTGCCAAGGACGGCCACCTGCGGCAGATTCCCTCACAGTACAAGAAGAAGCTGATCGCATTGCAATATATGGCCGAGAAGCTGGAGCCTGGTGTGGTCTATACCGAGAAGGAAATCAATGAGTTCATCAAGCCCTTTCACGAGGATTATGCTACCATTCGCCGCGAGTTCATTATGCATCAATTCATGTACCGCGAGAACGATCACTATGAGCTGAACCCGCCGGAGTTGTGGACACATTGGGAAAATGTCAAATAA
- a CDS encoding ABC transporter ATP-binding protein produces the protein MTQSTGKRLLQYALTAKKTFIAALLLLSIGVAAELAGPFIAKSMIDNHMLAIEKPYFQTSSSEEAAEYKNAYYKRGDRFAPDEAKGQEIRLLQAGKSFYIINMPVAQPEGERTFREGKLHIQRGDTEAVYPAVKLSADELFSFYKPELPGIYELVGLYALFLVISIFAEFGKTYWLQSSANQVIRKLRTDVYAHIQRLPVYFFDNLPAGKVVSRVTNDTEAVKDLFIAVLSNFSTGIINIIGVYVALFLLDIRLGLVSLFIVPIVILWIVLYRKIATKYNTIIRSRLSEINAIINESIQGMSIIRIFRRQKQSTEEFEKLNDDYLKYQNKMLNLNAFTSHNLVNSLRSLSFVLVLWYFGFGSLGGSTFVSLGVLYAFVDVLGRMFQPITGMVNQLANLDSSMVSAGRVFTLMDEPGEPVTDGTMPRYKGNVVFKDVSFAYKKDFVLKGISFEARPGETVALVGHTGSGKSSIINLLFRFYDPQRGTITIDGQEVKSIPKQWLRSHMGIVLQDPYLFTGTIASNVSLGDERISRERVERALQEVGADKLLAHLPHGFDEPVVEKGSTLSAGQRQLISFARALSFDPAILILDEATSNIDTETESLIQDALEVLKKGRTTFIIAHRLSTIRSADQILVLHHGEIVERGSHDELMALGGRYFRMYQLQLGAGAGGGTELPAPAAVQVSGAPLRPSVKQV, from the coding sequence TTGACACAGAGTACAGGCAAACGCCTGCTGCAGTATGCTTTAACTGCCAAAAAGACCTTTATCGCAGCCCTTTTGCTGCTTTCCATCGGAGTGGCGGCAGAGCTGGCAGGCCCTTTTATCGCCAAGAGCATGATCGACAATCACATGCTGGCCATCGAAAAACCATACTTCCAGACCTCCTCCTCCGAGGAAGCGGCTGAGTATAAGAACGCCTATTACAAACGCGGTGACCGCTTCGCACCGGATGAAGCCAAAGGCCAGGAAATCCGCCTGCTGCAGGCAGGAAAAAGCTTTTATATCATCAATATGCCTGTTGCCCAGCCCGAGGGGGAGCGGACCTTCCGCGAGGGAAAGCTGCATATCCAGCGCGGGGATACCGAAGCCGTCTACCCGGCGGTGAAGCTGTCGGCGGATGAGCTGTTTTCCTTCTACAAACCGGAGCTTCCCGGAATCTACGAGCTTGTAGGCTTGTACGCTTTATTCCTGGTCATCTCGATCTTTGCCGAGTTCGGCAAAACCTACTGGCTGCAATCCTCGGCCAATCAGGTCATCCGGAAGCTGCGGACCGATGTGTACGCGCATATCCAGCGGCTGCCGGTATACTTTTTTGACAATTTGCCTGCGGGCAAGGTGGTGTCCCGGGTGACGAATGATACGGAAGCGGTAAAAGATCTGTTCATCGCCGTATTATCCAATTTCAGCACCGGGATTATCAATATTATCGGCGTATATGTCGCCTTGTTCCTGCTGGATATCCGGCTCGGCCTGGTCAGTCTGTTCATCGTGCCGATTGTGATTCTCTGGATCGTGCTCTACCGCAAAATCGCCACCAAATACAACACGATTATCCGCTCGCGTCTCAGTGAGATCAATGCGATTATCAATGAATCGATTCAGGGGATGTCGATCATCCGTATTTTCCGCCGCCAGAAGCAGAGTACTGAGGAGTTCGAGAAGCTCAACGATGATTATTTGAAGTATCAGAACAAAATGCTGAATTTGAACGCCTTCACGTCCCACAATCTGGTGAACTCGCTGCGCAGCCTTTCTTTTGTGCTGGTGCTGTGGTATTTCGGCTTTGGCAGTCTGGGCGGCTCCACCTTTGTGTCACTGGGTGTGCTGTATGCGTTCGTTGATGTGCTCGGACGGATGTTCCAGCCGATTACCGGGATGGTCAACCAGCTCGCCAACCTTGACAGTTCCATGGTTTCAGCCGGACGTGTGTTTACGCTGATGGATGAACCGGGCGAACCGGTGACAGACGGAACCATGCCGCGTTACAAGGGGAATGTAGTATTCAAGGATGTCTCTTTTGCTTATAAAAAAGACTTCGTCCTGAAGGGCATCTCCTTCGAAGCGCGCCCTGGCGAAACCGTTGCCCTCGTCGGCCATACCGGCTCCGGCAAAAGCTCGATCATCAATCTGCTGTTCCGCTTCTACGATCCGCAGCGCGGAACCATTACGATTGACGGCCAGGAGGTCAAGAGCATACCGAAGCAGTGGTTGCGCAGCCACATGGGCATCGTCCTGCAGGACCCTTACCTCTTCACGGGCACCATCGCCTCCAATGTTAGCCTGGGAGACGAACGGATCTCCCGTGAACGTGTGGAGCGGGCGCTGCAGGAGGTTGGCGCCGACAAGCTGCTGGCCCATCTCCCCCATGGCTTTGATGAGCCTGTGGTGGAAAAGGGCAGCACGCTGTCGGCCGGACAGCGCCAATTGATTTCCTTTGCCAGAGCGTTGTCCTTTGATCCGGCGATACTGATCTTGGATGAAGCCACCTCCAATATCGACACCGAAACGGAGAGCCTGATTCAGGATGCGCTGGAGGTGCTCAAGAAGGGACGCACCACCTTCATCATCGCCCACCGCCTCTCCACCATCCGCAGTGCCGACCAGATCCTGGTGCTGCACCACGGGGAGATTGTGGAACGCGGCAGCCATGATGAACTGATGGCCCTCGGCGGAAGATACTTCCGCATGTATCAGCTGCAGCTTGGCGCTGGAGCAGGCGGCGGAACCGAGCTTCCGGCTCCTGCGGCGGTTCAGGTATCCGGTGCTCCCCTGCGGCCATCGGTCAAGCAAGTATAA
- a CDS encoding DUF3939 domain-containing protein produces the protein MIFKRAKKNTPTVPLTVTLPQIKQAVRQFEEDMPAPINRTALIMEDKSIDLSRLKRYLGGVPEQKFYMSRETFEIFEESDKLVPYYLDLVQSAVDNYISDTGKLPLVEDAWLPEVHYRLLATERYLKETPPFPLYITEEEMMLTHRPEYFES, from the coding sequence ATGATATTCAAGCGCGCCAAAAAGAATACGCCCACCGTCCCTCTTACTGTTACCTTGCCGCAGATCAAACAGGCTGTAAGGCAATTTGAAGAAGATATGCCCGCTCCCATCAACCGCACGGCCCTGATTATGGAAGACAAAAGCATTGACTTAAGCCGGCTCAAACGTTACTTAGGCGGAGTGCCTGAGCAAAAGTTCTATATGTCACGCGAAACCTTTGAGATTTTTGAGGAGTCCGACAAGCTCGTGCCTTATTATCTTGACCTGGTTCAATCGGCTGTCGATAACTACATCAGCGATACCGGCAAGCTTCCGCTTGTTGAAGATGCCTGGCTGCCCGAGGTACACTACCGGCTGCTGGCCACGGAACGGTATTTGAAGGAGACGCCGCCTTTTCCATTGTATATTACTGAGGAAGAAATGATGCTTACGCACCGGCCGGAGTATTTTGAGTCCTGA
- a CDS encoding MerR family transcriptional regulator, giving the protein MEVYTGKQLADILQQEDADMNLRTVRYYTQIGMLPPLELVGNKRVYTGRHLEYLRAILTLSKSGESLADIQVKLEALSPEEIAGLGARLKFYQPQHILQHETLVINDDVMLTVSPQITPEQRSEMIEAVTRLLRGENKL; this is encoded by the coding sequence ATGGAAGTATATACTGGCAAGCAACTGGCTGATATCCTTCAGCAGGAGGATGCAGACATGAATTTGAGGACAGTCCGGTATTATACGCAGATAGGCATGCTGCCGCCCCTGGAGCTGGTGGGGAATAAAAGGGTATATACCGGCAGGCATCTGGAATATTTGCGGGCTATCCTGACTTTATCCAAAAGCGGTGAGAGCCTGGCGGATATTCAAGTGAAGCTGGAAGCGCTCTCCCCTGAGGAAATTGCCGGCCTTGGTGCCCGGCTAAAATTCTACCAGCCGCAGCATATTCTGCAGCACGAGACGCTGGTGATTAACGACGATGTGATGCTTACAGTAAGTCCGCAGATCACGCCGGAACAGAGGTCAGAGATGATTGAAGCGGTCACCCGGCTGCTGAGAGGAGAGAACAAGCTATGA
- a CDS encoding YpdA family putative bacillithiol disulfide reductase — MKDVIIIGAGPCGLSAGIECQRRGLSSLIIEKNFIVHSIYLYPTNMQFFSTTALLEIGDVPFTSPNDKPFRHEALVYYRRAAEQHGLDIAAYEEALSVKPLEDGTFAVHTRNKRGETYTRTAANVIISTGYFDQPNLIGIPGEELPKVTHYFGEAHPYTGMKVTVIGGSNSAVDAALELLRVGAEVDMIYRGASISENIKPWVRPVFESMVAKDKIVLHLESRVTEITPGSVHITGRNGKVKELDNDFVLALTGFRPSRTLLSSAGVSMDETQEKPAFNPSTMESNVPGLYIAGVIASGRNANEVFIETGRGHGKLIADHIISKRLAD; from the coding sequence ATGAAAGATGTCATCATTATCGGTGCAGGCCCTTGCGGACTATCCGCAGGCATTGAATGCCAGCGCCGCGGGTTGTCCAGCCTGATCATCGAAAAGAATTTTATTGTCCATTCCATTTATCTCTATCCGACCAACATGCAGTTTTTCAGCACAACCGCACTGCTGGAAATCGGGGATGTGCCTTTTACTTCACCGAATGACAAACCTTTCCGCCATGAAGCACTCGTCTACTACCGCCGCGCCGCCGAACAACACGGGCTGGACATTGCCGCCTATGAGGAAGCCCTCTCCGTGAAGCCGCTGGAAGACGGGACCTTTGCTGTACATACCCGCAACAAACGAGGGGAGACTTATACCCGCACGGCTGCCAACGTCATTATTTCTACTGGCTATTTCGATCAGCCGAACCTGATTGGCATTCCGGGAGAGGAGCTTCCCAAGGTCACCCATTATTTTGGGGAAGCCCATCCGTACACAGGGATGAAGGTTACCGTCATCGGGGGCAGCAATTCCGCTGTCGATGCGGCACTGGAGCTGCTCAGGGTCGGTGCCGAAGTGGATATGATCTACCGGGGAGCCAGTATTTCTGAGAATATCAAGCCTTGGGTACGGCCGGTCTTCGAGAGTATGGTGGCGAAGGACAAGATTGTTCTGCATCTGGAATCACGGGTAACTGAAATCACACCGGGCTCGGTGCATATCACAGGGCGGAACGGCAAGGTGAAGGAGCTGGATAACGATTTTGTACTGGCTTTAACAGGATTCAGGCCGAGCAGAACGCTGCTCTCCTCAGCCGGAGTAAGCATGGACGAGACCCAAGAGAAGCCGGCCTTCAATCCCTCCACTATGGAGAGCAATGTGCCCGGACTTTATATCGCAGGAGTCATTGCCTCCGGGCGCAACGCCAATGAGGTATTTATCGAAACCGGGCGCGGGCACGGCAAACTGATCGCAGACCATATTATTTCCAAACGTCTCGCCGACTAG
- a CDS encoding ABC transporter ATP-binding protein translates to MFSVLRNLGWFFRREKKRYAIGLILLIVAGVLELLPPRLLGNAIDDIVNGSITAGSLMKYIGLIVLMLLIIYWITYIWMHKLFGGSNLVERLLRSRFMNHLMTMTPSFFERNRTGDLMARATNDIRAVSATVGFGMLTLVDSTIFLTVVLLAMGFLVSWKLTLAAVLPLPLIAIAMIFYGKAIHDRYSLAQDAFGDMNDQVLESVSGIRVIRAYVQERLDEKRFGEITEDVYRKNMAVAKVDSFFEPTIRLCVGLSYVIALTFGIYLVFRNQITLGDLVSFNMYLGMIVWPMFAIGELINIMQRGGASLERIDETLNSKPDVQDAALPVPVAQPTSIELKDVTFRYPTSTIDNLTGVSFKLTQGQTLGVVGRTGSGKSTLLKQLLHEYPTGRGEILISDVPIDKIALDQLHSWMGYVPQEQILFSKSVRENIQFGHHGASDERIMNAITAAAFQNDLGTLSDGLDTLVGERGVSLSGGQKQRVSISRAFIANPDILILDDALSAVDARTEARIIENIREERAGKTTLISTHRLSAIEHADLIVVLDNGKIIERGTHQELLDMNGWYREQFDRQQVENNLTND, encoded by the coding sequence TTGTTCTCCGTTCTCCGCAATCTCGGCTGGTTTTTCCGCCGCGAAAAGAAACGCTATGCTATTGGACTTATTTTACTGATTGTCGCAGGGGTACTGGAGCTTCTGCCTCCCCGTCTGCTGGGCAATGCCATTGATGACATTGTCAACGGTTCAATAACCGCAGGCTCGCTTATGAAGTATATCGGCTTGATTGTACTCATGCTGCTGATAATCTATTGGATCACCTACATATGGATGCACAAGCTGTTCGGAGGGTCCAACCTGGTAGAGCGTCTGCTGCGCTCCCGGTTCATGAATCATCTGATGACCATGACCCCTTCGTTCTTTGAACGCAACCGGACCGGTGACTTGATGGCCCGTGCCACCAACGATATCCGGGCTGTCTCCGCAACTGTGGGATTCGGGATGCTTACACTTGTCGATTCGACGATTTTTCTTACCGTAGTGCTGCTGGCCATGGGTTTCCTGGTCAGCTGGAAGCTGACGCTTGCCGCTGTGCTGCCGCTGCCTCTCATCGCAATCGCCATGATCTTCTACGGCAAAGCCATTCATGACCGCTATAGCCTGGCGCAGGATGCCTTCGGCGATATGAACGATCAGGTGCTGGAATCGGTATCCGGGATTCGGGTCATCCGTGCCTATGTGCAGGAACGCCTTGATGAGAAGCGTTTTGGGGAGATTACGGAGGATGTGTACCGCAAGAACATGGCTGTAGCCAAGGTCGATTCGTTCTTCGAGCCAACCATCCGGCTCTGTGTGGGACTGAGCTATGTCATTGCTCTGACTTTCGGTATTTATCTGGTCTTCCGCAATCAGATTACCCTGGGCGACCTGGTCTCCTTCAATATGTACCTCGGGATGATCGTCTGGCCGATGTTCGCCATCGGCGAGCTGATCAACATTATGCAGCGCGGCGGCGCTTCTCTGGAGCGGATCGACGAAACGCTGAATTCGAAGCCGGATGTGCAGGATGCCGCCCTGCCGGTACCAGTGGCGCAGCCGACCTCCATCGAGCTGAAGGACGTCACGTTCCGTTATCCGACCTCAACGATAGATAACCTTACCGGGGTCAGCTTTAAGCTCACCCAGGGTCAGACCCTCGGCGTGGTCGGCCGCACGGGCAGCGGTAAATCTACACTGCTTAAGCAGCTCCTGCACGAGTATCCGACCGGACGGGGCGAAATCCTCATCTCGGATGTTCCGATTGACAAGATTGCACTTGACCAGCTCCACAGCTGGATGGGTTATGTGCCGCAGGAACAGATCCTGTTCTCCAAATCGGTGCGGGAGAATATCCAGTTCGGCCACCATGGCGCCAGCGATGAGCGGATTATGAATGCAATTACAGCAGCGGCATTCCAGAACGATCTCGGCACCTTGTCCGACGGTCTGGATACCCTGGTGGGTGAACGCGGCGTGTCCCTTTCCGGGGGCCAGAAGCAGCGTGTCTCCATCTCAAGAGCTTTCATTGCCAATCCCGATATTCTGATTCTGGATGATGCGCTTTCCGCTGTTGACGCACGGACCGAAGCCAGGATTATTGAGAATATCCGTGAAGAACGGGCAGGCAAAACAACATTAATCTCCACCCACCGCCTTTCCGCTATCGAGCATGCCGACCTGATTGTCGTGCTGGATAACGGGAAGATTATCGAACGCGGCACCCATCAGGAGCTGCTGGATATGAACGGCTGGTACCGTGAGCAGTTCGACCGCCAGCAGGTGGAGAACAACCTGACCAACGACTAA